Proteins encoded by one window of Lycium barbarum isolate Lr01 chromosome 11, ASM1917538v2, whole genome shotgun sequence:
- the LOC132620135 gene encoding uncharacterized mitochondrial protein AtMg00860-like: MGYDRPLLRKTVSVFFNDILIYNKNMEDHILHVKVVFDLMQRFQLYAKMSKCAFGVPKVEYLGHFISKEGMAIDPRKIAAVEQWPILTNIKQLRGFLGLAGYYRRFIQGYGSICRPLHDLLKKEGYHYIEEATFAFNKLKQALISAPVLAMPNYTQAFLVETDASGKGIGVVLM, encoded by the coding sequence atggggtacgaTAGACCCTTGCTGAGGAAAACAGTGTCAGTCTTCTTTAATGATATTCTCATATACAACAAGAATATGGAGGATCATATCTTGCATGTTAAAGTGGTTTTTGATTTGATGCAAAGGTTCCAACTCTATGCCAAGATGTCCAAATGTGCTTTTGGAGTGCCTAAGGTGGAGTACTTAGGCCATTTCATCAGTAAAGAAGGAATGGCAATTGATCCAAGGAAGATTGCAGCAGTTGAACAATGGCCTATTCTCACAAATATTAAGCAGTTGAGAGGATTCTTGGGCCttgcaggatattatagaagatttattCAAGGATATGGCTCCATATGCAGACCATTACACGATCTTCTCAAGAAGGAAGGTTATCATTATATTGAAGAAGCTACTTTTGCATTCAACAAGCTTAAACAAGCACTGATTTCTGCACCAGTGTTAGCTATGCCAAACTACACTCAGGCATTTTTGGTAGAGACAGATGCAAGTGGCAAAGGAATTGGTGTTGTACTAATGTAG
- the LOC132617346 gene encoding 26S proteasome non-ATPase regulatory subunit 4 homolog isoform X2, translated as MVLEATMICIDNSEWMRNGDYPRNRFEAQSDAFSFICGAKTQSNPENTVGALTMAGKGVRVLVTPTSDLGKMLACMHGLNIGGEMNLAAGLQVAQLALKHRQNKKQQQRIILFAGSPVKQDKKVLEMIGRKLKKNSVALDVVNFGEEDEEKAEKLEALVAAVNNSDSSHIFHIPPGPTALADVLISTPICTGDGEGGSGFAAAAAAAAAGAGPGYDFGVDPNLDPELALALRVSMEEERARQEAAAKKAAEEAAKQEKGEMQSTSQDVTMTENVSARTSETENNAADLMDDENALLQQALAMSMDDSSSSIATKDVDMSEAASADQDLALALQMSVQDNAKDDLNQPDVTKLLADQSFVSSILASLPGVDPNDPSVKDLLASMQGQSEKDEDKEQKEDKK; from the exons ATGGTACTCGAG GCTACAATGATATGTATTGATAATTCTGAGTGGATGCGTAATGGTGATTACCCACGTAATCGATTTGAAGCTCAATCTGATGCTTTTAGTTTCATTTGTGGTGCTAAAACTCAG TCAAATCCTGAGAATACAGTTGGAGCATTGACCATGGCTGGCAAAGGAGTTCGTGTATTAGTCACTCCGACCAGCGACCTAGGGAAAATGTTAGCTTGCATGCATG GATTAAATATCGGTGGTGAGATGAATTTGGCTGCTGGACTCCAGGTGGCACAGTTGGCTCTGAAGCATCGGCAAAACAAAAAGCAACAGCAGAGGATCATTCTTTTTGCTGGCAG CCCTGTTAAACAAGACAAGAAGGTTTTGGAAATGATTGGAAGAAAGTTGAAGAAGAATAGCGTAGCTCTTGATGTTGTTAATTTTGGTGAAGAAGATGAGGAGAAGGCTGAGAAGCTTGAGGCATTAGTTGCTGCAGTTAACAACAGTGATAGCAGTCACATCTTTCATATTCCTCCCGGTCCTACTGCTCTTGCTGATGTGCTAATAAG TACTCCTATCTGCACCGGAGATGGTGAGGGTGGAAGTGGATTTGCTGCAGCAGCAGCTGCAGCTGCTGCTGGTGCAGGGCCTGGCTATGATTTTGGTGTAGATCCTAACTTGGATCCTGAGCTTGCTCTGGCACTTCGAGTTTCAATGGAGGAGGAAAGGGCTAGACAAGAAGCTGCAGCAAAGAAGGCTGCAGAAGAAGCTGCAAAACAAGAAAAAGGAGAAATGCAATCAACTTCCCAGGATGTTACAATGACTGAGAATGTCAGTGCCAGAACgtctgaaactgaaaacaatgcGGCTGATCTAATG GATGATGAGAATGCCCTGTTACAACAAGCACTTGCAATGTCGATGGATGATTCTTCCTCCAGCATTGCTACAAAAGACGTGGACATGTCAGAAGCAGCTTCTGCAGATCAAGACTTGGCACTAG CTCTTCAAATGTCTGTGCAGGACAATGCAAAAGATGATTTAAACCAGCCAGATGTGACTAAATTGTTGGCAGACCAATCATTCGTGTCATCAATTCTTGCTTCA CTTCCAGGTGTTGATCCAAATGATCCTTCAGTTAAAGATTTACTTGCTTCTATGCAAGGCCAGTCTGAG AAGGATGAAGACAAGGAACAAAAAGAGGACAAGAAGTGA
- the LOC132617346 gene encoding 26S proteasome non-ATPase regulatory subunit 4 homolog isoform X1, with the protein MVLEATMICIDNSEWMRNGDYPRNRFEAQSDAFSFICGAKTQSNPENTVGALTMAGKGVRVLVTPTSDLGKMLACMHGLNIGGEMNLAAGLQVAQLALKHRQNKKQQQRIILFAGSPVKQDKKVLEMIGRKLKKNSVALDVVNFGEEDEEKAEKLEALVAAVNNSDSSHIFHIPPGPTALADVLISTPICTGDGEGGSGFAAAAAAAAAGAGPGYDFGVDPNLDPELALALRVSMEEERARQEAAAKKAAEEAAKQEKGEMQSTSQDVTMTENVSARTSETENNAADLMDDENALLQQALAMSMDDSSSSIATKDVDMSEAASADQDLALALQMSVQDNAKDDLNQPDVTKLLADQSFVSSILASLPGVDPNDPSVKDLLASMQGQSEQKDEDKEQKEDKK; encoded by the exons ATGGTACTCGAG GCTACAATGATATGTATTGATAATTCTGAGTGGATGCGTAATGGTGATTACCCACGTAATCGATTTGAAGCTCAATCTGATGCTTTTAGTTTCATTTGTGGTGCTAAAACTCAG TCAAATCCTGAGAATACAGTTGGAGCATTGACCATGGCTGGCAAAGGAGTTCGTGTATTAGTCACTCCGACCAGCGACCTAGGGAAAATGTTAGCTTGCATGCATG GATTAAATATCGGTGGTGAGATGAATTTGGCTGCTGGACTCCAGGTGGCACAGTTGGCTCTGAAGCATCGGCAAAACAAAAAGCAACAGCAGAGGATCATTCTTTTTGCTGGCAG CCCTGTTAAACAAGACAAGAAGGTTTTGGAAATGATTGGAAGAAAGTTGAAGAAGAATAGCGTAGCTCTTGATGTTGTTAATTTTGGTGAAGAAGATGAGGAGAAGGCTGAGAAGCTTGAGGCATTAGTTGCTGCAGTTAACAACAGTGATAGCAGTCACATCTTTCATATTCCTCCCGGTCCTACTGCTCTTGCTGATGTGCTAATAAG TACTCCTATCTGCACCGGAGATGGTGAGGGTGGAAGTGGATTTGCTGCAGCAGCAGCTGCAGCTGCTGCTGGTGCAGGGCCTGGCTATGATTTTGGTGTAGATCCTAACTTGGATCCTGAGCTTGCTCTGGCACTTCGAGTTTCAATGGAGGAGGAAAGGGCTAGACAAGAAGCTGCAGCAAAGAAGGCTGCAGAAGAAGCTGCAAAACAAGAAAAAGGAGAAATGCAATCAACTTCCCAGGATGTTACAATGACTGAGAATGTCAGTGCCAGAACgtctgaaactgaaaacaatgcGGCTGATCTAATG GATGATGAGAATGCCCTGTTACAACAAGCACTTGCAATGTCGATGGATGATTCTTCCTCCAGCATTGCTACAAAAGACGTGGACATGTCAGAAGCAGCTTCTGCAGATCAAGACTTGGCACTAG CTCTTCAAATGTCTGTGCAGGACAATGCAAAAGATGATTTAAACCAGCCAGATGTGACTAAATTGTTGGCAGACCAATCATTCGTGTCATCAATTCTTGCTTCA CTTCCAGGTGTTGATCCAAATGATCCTTCAGTTAAAGATTTACTTGCTTCTATGCAAGGCCAGTCTGAG CAGAAGGATGAAGACAAGGAACAAAAAGAGGACAAGAAGTGA
- the LOC132618253 gene encoding uncharacterized protein LOC132618253: MMDVEETSSLPLPDAFLNFLNQHGLDPSIYTATDTTPRYIRLKPGYEDCLEEIETDIRCKLEKVCWLPNFYYLPPDVRIASSKAYQEGKMYGIDAASGAAVTALDISVGDRVLDLCAAPGAKLCMMLDILGSSGSVTGVDIAKHRLAACRTMIQKYGLGDHCRLFVADGTNFSLLPVRVHSDSPLQNENADEFASGENSEVYREWKSRRPWKERKKEALAREKGVSKLFSPTQEPELIFYGRYSGVVGMRKNELYQKMPISEVLQLGYDKVLVDAECTHDGSIKHVQKFEQWGWTTLERRVLDAERTDDLTVLQLQLLTNGFRLLRVGGVLVYSTCSLTFTQNEDVVEQFLSENTSAELLEITAAKNWPCKSGRIQKTLRFDPWTSSTSGLFVAKFTKLAI; this comes from the exons ATGATGGATGTGGAAGAAACGTCAAGTTTACCTCTGCCAGATGCTTTTCTTAATTTTCTGAATCAACATGGCTTGGACCCTTCTATTTATACTGCCACTGATACTACACCTCGTTATATAAG GTTAAAGCCCGGTTATGAGGATTGTCTTGAAGAAATCGAAACTGATATTAGATGCAAGCTTGAAAAAGTTTGTTGGTTGCCCAATTTCTATTATCTTCCACCTGACGTTCGAATTGCTAGTTCGAAGGCATACCAAGAAGGGAAG ATGTATGGAATTGATGCGGCATCCGGAGCTGCTGTGACAGCTTTGGACATTTCAGTTGGGGATCGCGTCCTTGATCTTTGTGCTGCACCTG GTGCTAAACTTTGTATGATGTTGGACATTCTTGGCAGTTCGGGTTCTGTGACTGGTGTTGACATTGCAAAACATCGTTTAGCGGCCTGTAGAACCATGATACAAAAATACGGTCTTGGTGACCATTGTCGTCTTTTTGTTGCTGATGGAACCAACTTTTCCCTTCTTCCTGTCAGGGTCCATTCAGACTCTCCGTTGCAAAATGAAAATG CGGATGAATTTGCTTCCGGAGAAAATTCTGAAGTATATAGGGAGTGGAAGTCCCGCAGACCATGGAAAGAAAGGAAGAAGGAAGCTCTAGCGAGAGAAAAAGGTGTCTCCAAGCTATTCTCACCAACTCAAGAACCAGAACTTATATTTTATGGTCGGTATTCTGGGGTGGTTGGGATGAGAAAGAATGAATTATACCAAAAGATGCCCATCAGTGAGGTTTTGCAGCTCGGCTATGACAAG GTTCTTGTGGATGCAGAATGTACCCATGATGGTTCTATTAAGCACGTTCAGAAATTTGAACAATGGGGCTGGACAACCCTCGAGCGCCGCGTGCTAGATGCAGAAAGAACCGATGATCTGACTGTCCTTCAG CTGCAACTTCTGACTAATGGATTCAGATTGCTCAGAGTTGGGGGAGTCCTTGTCTACAGCACTTGCAG TTTAACCTTCACTCAGAACGAAGATGTGGTCGAGCAGTTTCTTTCAGAGAACACCTCTGCAG AATTGCTAGAGATTACTGCTGCCAAAAATTGGCCATGCAAAAGTGGTCGGATACAGAAAACATTAAGGTTTGATCCGTGGACATCTAGTACGAGTGGACTCTTTGTTGCCAAGTTCACAAAGTTGGCCATTTAG